The following coding sequences are from one Myxococcales bacterium window:
- a CDS encoding class I SAM-dependent methyltransferase, whose translation MRGLEQIPWLYDSWSWVAERLGLASQRRRLLAGARGRLLEIGCGTGRNLGLARSAAFVVGIDPSVHVLNRARRRAPGVPLVRASAHALPFAPGVFDGVVSSLTFCSVPEPALGLAEVARVLAPSGELRMLEHVRAHSVWGARLQDVVAPLWTWATGGCHPNRETESAVERAGFQIDPVDREAHGVLRRFTARRRV comes from the coding sequence ATGCGTGGCCTCGAACAGATCCCCTGGCTCTATGACTCCTGGTCATGGGTGGCCGAGCGCTTGGGCCTCGCGTCGCAGCGCAGGCGCCTGCTCGCCGGTGCCAGGGGCCGCCTGCTCGAGATCGGGTGCGGCACGGGGCGAAACCTGGGGCTGGCCCGCTCCGCCGCTTTCGTGGTGGGCATCGATCCGTCGGTCCATGTCTTGAACCGCGCCCGACGTCGCGCGCCGGGTGTGCCGCTCGTGCGCGCCAGCGCTCACGCACTTCCTTTCGCCCCGGGTGTGTTCGATGGCGTTGTCAGCTCGCTCACGTTCTGCAGCGTTCCCGAACCGGCGCTCGGACTCGCGGAAGTGGCGCGGGTGCTGGCGCCCAGCGGCGAGCTTCGGATGCTGGAACACGTACGCGCGCACAGCGTCTGGGGCGCCAGGCTCCAGGACGTGGTCGCGCCCCTGTGGACTTGGGCCACGGGCGGCTGTCATCCGAACCGTGAGACCGAATCCGCCGTCGAGCGTGCCGGGTTTCAGATCGATCCGGTCGACCGGGAGGCGCACGGCGTTTTGCGGCGCTTCACGGCGCGCCGCCGTGTTTGA
- a CDS encoding NAD(P)-dependent alcohol dehydrogenase, which translates to MRAVYRTQYGPPEVLRIEERTPPTPRPGELLVKVRATTVNRTDCGSLWGKPFVFRFFTGLPRPRHTATGTDFAGDVVELGEGVSGFARGDRVFGFDDNVAGTHAEFVCFSTRKGVAKIPDGVPYEQAAASLEGAHYALNFMRKVTLGSGCRVLVNGATGAIGSAAVQLLKLRGAHVTAVCASPHVALVASLGADRVIDRTQEDFTQQDDLYDFVFDAVGKSTFGACKRILVARGVYISSELGPGGQNLAFALLSPLSRGKRVVFPLPLDIPGSVVHMQSLLALGKWKPLIDRVYPLEQIAEAFRYVASGQKIGNVVLKIA; encoded by the coding sequence ATGAGGGCGGTGTACCGCACACAGTATGGGCCTCCAGAGGTGCTGCGCATCGAGGAGAGGACTCCCCCTACGCCCCGACCCGGGGAGTTGCTGGTGAAGGTTCGGGCCACCACCGTCAACCGGACCGACTGCGGATCGCTGTGGGGCAAGCCGTTCGTGTTCCGCTTCTTTACGGGTCTCCCTCGTCCGCGTCATACCGCTACGGGTACCGACTTCGCGGGAGACGTCGTCGAACTCGGAGAGGGAGTAAGCGGCTTTGCGCGCGGTGACCGGGTGTTCGGCTTCGACGACAACGTTGCAGGCACACACGCTGAGTTCGTGTGCTTTTCGACGCGCAAGGGAGTGGCGAAGATCCCTGACGGTGTGCCTTACGAACAGGCGGCGGCCAGCCTCGAGGGCGCGCACTACGCTCTGAACTTCATGCGAAAGGTGACGCTGGGTTCGGGCTGCCGGGTGCTCGTCAACGGCGCGACCGGCGCGATCGGCTCGGCCGCCGTGCAGCTGCTGAAGCTGAGGGGAGCGCATGTGACGGCGGTCTGTGCGAGCCCCCACGTTGCGCTCGTGGCATCGTTGGGCGCCGACCGGGTCATCGACCGTACCCAGGAAGACTTTACACAACAAGACGACCTCTATGACTTCGTGTTCGACGCCGTGGGGAAGAGCACGTTTGGGGCGTGCAAGCGCATCCTCGTTGCCCGTGGCGTCTACATCTCGTCCGAGTTGGGGCCCGGTGGCCAGAACCTTGCCTTCGCGTTGCTTTCGCCTTTATCGCGGGGCAAGCGCGTCGTGTTTCCTCTGCCGCTCGACATTCCAGGCAGCGTGGTTCACATGCAGTCCCTGCTGGCGCTGGGAAAGTGGAAGCCTCTCATCGATCGCGTTTATCCTCTCGAGCAGATCGCCGAAGCTTTTCGGTATGTCGCAAGTGGACAGAAGATCGGAAACGTCGTTCTCAAGATCGCGTGA
- a CDS encoding HAD-IC family P-type ATPase produces MTTARLEDPFSRALAAAEVVRRWATDAAWMINAPPLVDAGYWEERGLAEATCRGWTLPPPTSWEAWHEGKSPGGRVLPLGHRFEALHARVMQAQSDLEVLALNLVLAAAGVTLGEVDCLYVDAQGTPTHRELAVKYYLGVANSAAPDTWVGPGLVDRLDVKLTRLTEHQLNVAARAARAQVWPVWLPNPQRREIFLRGAFFSHPEHVAWPHVMHAAADRGFWCRSHELAGMAPRGCPLGCSSQTVVAGSSPRGGGAVPRDPGARGLGGGAGPPLVRGTSRGPRRPRSARVRRASELGSIKTLDPKRPQRRMNAGGFAPPAPARTNVQSQVSPAPDKLCHRGACRHRMTQEDTSTPHALPAERCLALLGSRFEGLSATDAYRRLREAGPNQLPRAKRPGVIKIFLRQFLNPLIYILMIAGVASILLGDAQDALFIFGVLVLNGGIGTVQERSAERSADALRELVKARSTVIRDGEEQDVDAEDLVVGDVVVIESGTKVPADLRLLSGDELQIDESLLTGESLPVDKVAEHVLSQDAVLGDRINMAFAGTWVARGRARGLVVATGLATAVGAIAASMQTAVAARPPLLQRMDQFTRRIAIAIGAVVLLLSGVSLVQGASLQSVFFLAVALAVAAIPEGLPVALTVALSIAVRRMSRRHVIVRRLAAVETLGSCTFIASDKTGTLTVNELTVRQVALPGEATWRVTGQGLGPEGGVLAPEDADAGVPASARLLRLAKAVASCNDGTLVQQEQGNWTSHGDAVDVALLVFAHKLGVTRASCEAEAPRVAALPFEAARQCAATMHDAGGKRVLMVKGAGEKVLAMCDRMATSAGDVPIDRAALQAEAERIATSGHRVLAVATLVQPASGAQGAGLPALVPEMLHGLSFLGFVGQIDPLRPEAAAAVSACRRAGIEVAMVTGDHALTAKAIAVELGIVASDAPVVTGPALREAAARGAEAFAALIRGARVFARVEPRQKLEIVRALIAQGHFVAVTGDGANDAPALKSAHIGVAMGKRGTDVAREAAALVLTDDNFASIVAGVEEGRIAYANVRKVVFLLLSTATANLVLFCLAVAAGLPLPLLPVQLLWLNLVTNGIQDVGLAFEQSEGGELLRPPRAPQEPVIDRLMIERTVLSCLVIGGVSFGLYVWLLARGVPLAEVRNVLLLLIVLFSNIQAGNSRSETRSLLRHSPLKNPVLFVGTMVAQLVHVGAMYTPGLREVLAIAPVSFRTWLTLVGLALSLFVAMEAHKAWLTRRGAHSALAT; encoded by the coding sequence GTGACGACGGCGCGGCTCGAAGATCCCTTCTCTCGGGCACTCGCTGCCGCCGAGGTCGTGCGCCGCTGGGCCACGGACGCGGCGTGGATGATCAACGCCCCGCCACTCGTTGATGCGGGGTACTGGGAAGAGCGCGGCCTCGCCGAGGCCACGTGTAGGGGCTGGACGCTGCCGCCGCCCACCAGCTGGGAAGCCTGGCACGAAGGCAAGTCGCCCGGAGGGCGGGTGTTGCCCCTTGGACACCGCTTCGAGGCGTTACACGCCCGTGTCATGCAAGCTCAGTCCGACCTCGAGGTGCTGGCGCTCAATCTGGTGCTTGCCGCTGCGGGCGTTACCCTGGGCGAGGTGGATTGCCTGTACGTGGATGCCCAGGGCACGCCCACGCACCGCGAGCTGGCCGTGAAGTACTACTTGGGTGTTGCCAACAGCGCCGCACCGGACACCTGGGTGGGGCCAGGCCTCGTCGATCGCCTGGACGTCAAGTTGACCCGTCTTACCGAGCACCAGCTGAACGTCGCCGCGCGCGCGGCTCGTGCTCAGGTTTGGCCGGTTTGGTTACCGAACCCACAGCGTCGCGAGATCTTCCTGCGGGGCGCGTTCTTCTCGCATCCTGAGCACGTGGCCTGGCCTCATGTGATGCACGCTGCAGCCGATCGCGGGTTTTGGTGTCGAAGCCACGAACTCGCGGGCATGGCCCCCCGCGGATGCCCCTTGGGCTGTTCTTCACAAACCGTGGTGGCTGGATCCTCGCCACGCGGAGGTGGCGCCGTGCCTCGAGACCCAGGCGCTCGTGGCTTGGGTGGAGGCGCAGGGCCGCCCCTTGTTCGTGGGACATCTCGTGGGCCTCGAAGGCCTCGCAGCGCGAGGGTTCGTCGTGCCTCGGAACTGGGGTCGATAAAAACCCTTGATCCCAAACGCCCGCAAAGACGAATGAATGCGGGCGGGTTCGCGCCACCCGCGCCGGCCCGTACGAACGTTCAGTCGCAGGTATCGCCAGCGCCTGACAAGCTCTGTCATCGCGGAGCGTGCAGGCACAGAATGACCCAGGAGGACACTTCAACGCCCCATGCGCTGCCCGCCGAGCGTTGCCTCGCGCTTCTCGGGAGCCGCTTCGAAGGCCTGAGCGCCACGGACGCTTACCGGCGTCTGCGCGAAGCGGGGCCGAACCAGTTGCCACGCGCGAAGCGCCCGGGGGTCATCAAGATCTTCCTCCGGCAGTTCCTCAATCCACTCATTTACATCCTGATGATCGCCGGCGTGGCGTCCATCCTCCTGGGAGACGCGCAGGACGCACTCTTCATCTTCGGGGTGCTCGTGCTCAACGGAGGCATCGGTACCGTGCAGGAGCGGAGTGCGGAGCGGAGCGCCGACGCCCTCCGCGAACTGGTCAAGGCGCGTAGCACCGTCATACGTGACGGCGAAGAGCAGGATGTCGACGCGGAGGACCTGGTCGTGGGCGACGTGGTGGTGATCGAGTCGGGCACCAAGGTGCCCGCCGATCTGCGGCTCTTGTCAGGCGACGAACTGCAGATCGACGAGTCGCTGCTGACGGGGGAGTCGCTGCCCGTCGACAAAGTCGCAGAGCACGTCCTTTCACAGGACGCCGTGCTGGGTGACCGCATCAACATGGCTTTTGCGGGTACGTGGGTGGCGCGGGGGCGGGCACGTGGCCTGGTGGTGGCCACGGGCCTTGCGACCGCCGTGGGCGCAATCGCCGCCTCGATGCAGACGGCCGTCGCCGCCCGCCCGCCGTTGCTTCAGCGCATGGATCAGTTCACCAGGCGCATCGCGATCGCCATAGGGGCCGTGGTGCTGCTCTTGAGCGGCGTTTCGCTGGTGCAAGGTGCGAGCCTGCAAAGCGTATTCTTTTTGGCCGTGGCCCTGGCGGTGGCGGCGATCCCCGAAGGCTTGCCCGTTGCCCTCACGGTCGCCCTGTCGATCGCCGTGCGCCGCATGAGCCGCCGTCACGTCATCGTGCGGCGGCTGGCGGCGGTGGAGACCCTGGGGTCCTGCACCTTCATCGCCTCCGACAAAACAGGCACGCTGACGGTCAACGAGTTGACCGTGCGCCAAGTGGCGCTGCCGGGTGAAGCCACGTGGCGGGTGACAGGGCAGGGGCTCGGTCCCGAGGGCGGCGTCCTTGCCCCGGAGGACGCCGACGCCGGGGTGCCCGCCTCGGCTCGCCTGCTCCGGCTGGCCAAGGCCGTGGCTTCGTGCAACGACGGCACCCTGGTCCAGCAAGAGCAGGGCAATTGGACCAGTCATGGCGACGCCGTCGACGTGGCGCTGCTCGTTTTCGCGCACAAACTGGGCGTGACCCGGGCTTCGTGCGAGGCCGAAGCGCCCCGCGTGGCCGCCTTGCCCTTCGAGGCGGCACGCCAGTGCGCCGCCACGATGCACGACGCGGGGGGGAAGAGGGTGCTGATGGTGAAGGGCGCCGGCGAGAAGGTTCTGGCCATGTGCGACCGCATGGCCACCTCCGCAGGAGATGTTCCGATCGATCGTGCAGCTCTTCAAGCGGAGGCCGAGCGCATCGCAACCAGCGGGCACAGGGTCTTGGCGGTCGCCACCTTGGTTCAGCCGGCTTCGGGGGCGCAAGGGGCGGGTCTGCCCGCCCTCGTGCCCGAGATGCTGCACGGTCTTTCGTTCTTGGGCTTCGTGGGCCAGATCGATCCGCTGCGTCCGGAGGCGGCTGCTGCCGTGAGCGCCTGTCGTCGTGCGGGCATCGAGGTCGCCATGGTGACGGGTGATCATGCCCTGACCGCGAAGGCCATCGCCGTCGAGCTTGGCATCGTCGCGTCCGACGCCCCCGTGGTGACGGGCCCGGCGTTGAGGGAGGCCGCCGCACGCGGCGCGGAGGCCTTCGCGGCGCTGATCCGGGGGGCCCGGGTGTTTGCCCGGGTGGAGCCTCGGCAGAAGCTCGAGATCGTCCGTGCGCTCATCGCGCAAGGGCACTTCGTGGCCGTGACCGGCGACGGGGCGAACGATGCCCCCGCCCTCAAGAGCGCGCACATCGGGGTGGCGATGGGCAAGCGTGGCACCGACGTGGCCCGCGAAGCCGCCGCGCTCGTGTTGACCGATGACAACTTCGCGTCCATCGTCGCCGGGGTCGAGGAGGGGCGGATCGCCTACGCGAACGTGCGCAAGGTGGTGTTCCTGCTTCTCAGCACGGCCACCGCGAACCTCGTTCTCTTCTGCTTGGCGGTGGCTGCCGGGTTGCCCTTGCCCCTTTTGCCGGTGCAGCTGCTTTGGCTCAACCTGGTGACGAATGGCATTCAGGACGTGGGCTTGGCCTTCGAGCAGAGCGAGGGCGGGGAGCTGTTGCGGCCTCCCCGCGCGCCTCAGGAGCCCGTCATCGACCGCCTCATGATCGAGCGGACCGTGCTTTCGTGTCTGGTGATCGGCGGTGTTTCCTTCGGCCTTTACGTCTGGCTCCTGGCGCGGGGCGTGCCGCTCGCGGAGGTGCGAAACGTGCTTCTGCTTCTCATCGTGCTGTTCTCGAACATCCAGGCGGGAAACAGCCGCTCGGAAACCCGCTCGCTCTTGCGCCACAGCCCCCTCAAAAACCCCGTGCTCTTTGTGGGTACGATGGTCGCTCAGCTCGTGCACGTCGGAGCCATGTACACCCCGGGGCTGCGCGAGGTTCTCGCGATCGCGCCGGTCTCGTTCCGCACCTGGCTGACCCTCGTGGGCTTGGCGCTGTCCCTTTTCGTCGCGATGGAGGCACACAAGGCCTGGCTGACCCGCCGCGGTGCTCACAGCGCTCTTGCAACATGA